A window of Acidimicrobiales bacterium genomic DNA:
GGTGGAGGTGGCCCCGGACGGCGCCGTCAGCGTGCACACCGGCGTCTCGCCCCACGGGCAGGGCCACGCCACCGCCTTCGCCATGATCGCCGCCGACGAGCTGGGCGTCGACCTCGACGCCCTCGAGGTCCGCTGGGGCGACACCGACGACGTGCCGAGGGGCGGGGGCACGATGGGGTCCCGGTCGCTCCAGCTCGGCGGGTCCGCCGTCCGCCAGGCGGCCGTGGAGCTGGTCGACCTGGCGCGGGCCAGGGCCGCCGACCTGCTCGAGGCCAGCGTGGAGGACGTCGTCCTCGACCGCGAGGCCGGCCGCTTCCACGTGGCCGGCACCCCGGCCAGGGCGGTCGGCTGGTCCGACGTGGCCGCCGGCGGCGGGCTGGAGGCGGCGGCCGACTTCAAGGCGCCCCAGCCGACGTTCCCGTTCGGCGTCCACGTCGCCGTCGTCGAGGTCGACACCGAGACCGGCCGGGTGGAGCTGCTGCGGCTGGTGGCGGTGGACGACGCCGGGCGCATCCTCAACCCGCTGCTGGTCGAGGGCCAGCGCCACGGCGGGATCGCCCAGGGCGCGGCCCAGGCCCTGCTCGAGGAGGTCCGCTACGACGCCGACGGCAACCCGCTGACCGCCAACCTGGCCGACTACGGCATGCCGACCGCCGTCGAGCTGCCGAGCTTCGAGCTCGTCCCCATGGAGACGCCCACGCCGGTCAACCCGCTCGGCGCCAAGGGGATCGGCGAGTCGGGCACGATCGGGGCCACCCCGGCGATCCAGTCGGCCGTGATCGACGCCCTCTCCCACCTCGGCGTCACCCACGTCGACCTCCCCGCCACCGCCGAGCGGGTGTGGCGGGCGATCGGTCAGGCCTCGACCCAGCGGTAGACCTGGCCGTCCCGCAGCTCGTGGGACAGGGGCGGGGCGGCCGGCGGGCGGTCGTCGAGCAGGGCGAGCACGTTCGTGCGGCCCGTCACCGTGCGGCCGTCGGCCGTCGTCCACCGCAGGTACGGGTGCAGGAGCAGCCGGAGGCGGTCCCGGTCGCCCTTGGCCACGGCGTCGAGCAACTCGCCTGGCGCCCGGTCCTCCTCCACCGCGCCACGATAGGAGGATGCCCCCCGCCCCCCGTGCCGAGCAGCTGACCCTGCCGCCGGGCTACGGCACGCCGTCCCGCCTGCTCGACTGGGACGCCGTCGCCGCCCGCCTGGCCGACGCCCGCCACTACTGGCTGGCCACCGTCCGCCCCGACGGCCGCCCGCACGTCGTCCCCTTCGACGGCCTGTGGCTCGACGGCCGCTGGTGGTTCGGCGGCAGCCCGACGTCGGTGCGGCACCGCAACCTGCTCGCCGACCCCCGGGCCGCCGTCCACCTGGAGGACGCCGTGTCGGCCGTGATCGTCGAGGGCACCTGCGAGCTGGTGCGGCCGTCCGAGGAGCTGGCCGAGCGGCTGGCCGCCGCGTCCCGGGAGAAGTACGGGCACGCCGTGCCGGCCTCGGTCTACCTCGGCGGCGTGTGGGCGCTGGTTCCGGCCAGGGTGCTGGCCTGGACCGACCTCGGCGCCGACGCCACCCGGTTCCGCTTCGAGGCGGCGGCCGCGTGAGCGGGATCGACGGCCTGCTGGCCGCCAACGAGGCGTACGCGGCGACCCCGCCGACCGTGACCGAGGCCCGCCCCGCCCGCGGGATCGCCGTCGTCACCTGCATGGACGCCCGCATCGACGCGCTCGCCGTCCTCGGGCTCGACCTCGGCGACGCGCACGTGATCCGCAACGCCGGCGGCCGGGTCACCGACGACGTGCTGCGCAGCCTCGCCCTGTCCACCCACGTGCTCGGCGTCGACACGGTCGTCGTCATCCAGCACACGAGGTGCGGCCTGGCCGGGGTGACCGACGAGGAGCTGCGCCGGCTGACCGGCGCCGACCTCGCCTTCCTGCCGATCGACGACCACGCCGCGGCGCTCCGGGAGGACGTGGCGCGGCTCGCCCAGACCCCGTTCCTCGGCGGCGTGCGGGCGATCGGCGGGCTGCTCTACGACGTGGACACCGGCCGCCTCGCCGACGTCGTCCGCCACGAGCCCGGCCCGGGCGAGGGGTCAGCGGAAGGCGGGGTAGGCGGGTAGCGCGGCGGCGGACGGCCAGCGGGCGACGATCGCCTCCCGGAGCCGGGCGGCCAGGGCGGCCAGCGCCGGCAGGCGGTCGGCCTCGGCCTCGACGGCGCGCAGCCGGGCGACCACGTACTGGCGACCGTCGCAGGGCGTGCGCCCGGCCGGGCCGACCGGCGCGCCGGCGACCACGAAGCGCCGGAAGGCGCCGGCCGTCAGCACCGTGAACGACACGGCCGCCGGCCCGATCGTGGCCGAGAAGGCCTCGGGCGACGGCGGGTCGAGGGCGGCCAGCAGCTCGGCCTCCATCGACGCCAGGGTGGCCGGCGGCAGGGCGGCGACGCACCAGCACGTGCAGAACGGGGCCCGGCCGTAGGCCGCCTCCAGGGCGGCGTGGCGCCAGCCGGCGCCCTCGAAGTCGAAGAAGCGGACCGAGTCGACGGCGACCCGGTTGTTGTCCGGGCACGTGTCGCCGGGGCCGAAGGCCAGCCACGGCGACGGCGCCGACAGCGTCGAGGCCAGGCGGGCGACGTCGTCGTCCACGCCGGGCGGGACGGCCACGCCGAGGTCGCCGGCCAGCGCCGCAAGCTCGGCCGGTCCCGAACCGAACGCCACCGGCTCGGGCGGCGCCCCGGGCCGCAGGGTGGCGGCCAGCAGGCGCCCGAGGCCGCCGGCCCAGGCGTGGACGCCCCGCTCGGCCGCCGCCCGGTCGTCGCCCAGCAGCAGGTCGGCCAGCGACGGGCCGGGGCCGAGGTCCTCGGTGACGACCACGCCGCCGCCCGCGGCGACGAGGGCCGGCCGGAGGGCGGGAGGCAGGAGGCGGAGGGCCTCGACCTCGTTGGCGAGGGCGGCCGGGTCGGCGGCCCGCTTGGCCACGACCGTGCCGCCGCCGACCCGCAGCCGGGCGACGGTGGACCGGCCGTGGGAGGGCAGGCGGGCCACGAGCGTCGCCGGCGCCCCGACCAGCTCGGAGACCGCGGCGGCGAGGCCGCCATCAGCGCTCGCCGGCGTGCCCCGGGTCAGCCACGGGCGGCGGCGAGCGGGGCCAGGGCGCCGAGGTCGAGGGCGGCGACGGCGCCGACGACGATGGCGCTCGGGGCCTCGACCGGTGCCGCGCCCAGCTCGTCGAGGCGGCACCGCAGCACCTCCTGGTCGGGCCGGGTGCCCCAGCGGACGGCGGCCACCGGCGTGGCCGGGTCCATCCCCGCCGCCACCAGCCGGTCGGCGATGGCCCCCCTCGTCGCCACCCCCATCAGGACGACGACCGTACCGCCCAGGCGGGCGACGGCGTCCCAGTCGGTCGCCCCGTCGCCGGCCCGGTGGCCGGTGACCACGGTGACGGCCGCCGACAGGCCCCGGTGGGTCACCGGGATGCCCGCCGCCGCCGGCGCGGCGAACGCCGACGTCACGCCGGGCACCACCGTGAAGGGCACGCCGGCCCGGGCCAGGGCCAGCGCCTCCTCGCCGCCCCGGCCGAACAGGAACGGGTCGCCGCCCTTCAGGCGCACGACCTCCCGGCCCGACCGGCCGAGGTCGACCAGCAGCCCGTCGATGGCGTCCTGGGGGACCGCCCGGCCGCCGGGCGCCTTGCCCACGTCGACCAGCTCGGCGCCGGGGCGGGCCAGCGCCGTCGCCAGGGCGGCCAGCCGGTCGTGGACGACGACGTCGGCCGCCGCGAGCAAGCGAGCGGCCCGGACGGTGAGCAGGTCGGGGTCGCCGGGGCCGGCCCCGACCAGGTGGACGGTCACGACACGCCCGCCAGCCCGCCGCCCGGCTCCGGCGCCGCACCGCCCCCGGCCGCCCCGGCCAGGCCGTCGACCAGCGCGGGATCGGCCTCGGCTCGGGCCACGCCGGCCAGGCCGCCGGCCGGCGCCGCACCGGCCTCGGCCCGGGCAGCGCCGGTGAGCCCCCCGATCGGCGCCGGACCGGCCTCGGCGGTGCGCGGACCGCCCTCGGCCCGGGCGACGCCGGCCAGGCGGTCGA
This region includes:
- the cobA gene encoding uroporphyrinogen-III C-methyltransferase produces the protein MTVHLVGAGPGDPDLLTVRAARLLAAADVVVHDRLAALATALARPGAELVDVGKAPGGRAVPQDAIDGLLVDLGRSGREVVRLKGGDPFLFGRGGEEALALARAGVPFTVVPGVTSAFAAPAAAGIPVTHRGLSAAVTVVTGHRAGDGATDWDAVARLGGTVVVLMGVATRGAIADRLVAAGMDPATPVAAVRWGTRPDQEVLRCRLDELGAAPVEAPSAIVVGAVAALDLGALAPLAAARG
- a CDS encoding carbonic anhydrase codes for the protein MSGIDGLLAANEAYAATPPTVTEARPARGIAVVTCMDARIDALAVLGLDLGDAHVIRNAGGRVTDDVLRSLALSTHVLGVDTVVVIQHTRCGLAGVTDEELRRLTGADLAFLPIDDHAAALREDVARLAQTPFLGGVRAIGGLLYDVDTGRLADVVRHEPGPGEGSAEGGVGG
- a CDS encoding pyridoxamine 5'-phosphate oxidase family protein produces the protein MPPAPRAEQLTLPPGYGTPSRLLDWDAVAARLADARHYWLATVRPDGRPHVVPFDGLWLDGRWWFGGSPTSVRHRNLLADPRAAVHLEDAVSAVIVEGTCELVRPSEELAERLAAASREKYGHAVPASVYLGGVWALVPARVLAWTDLGADATRFRFEAAAA